The Vibrio agarivorans genome window below encodes:
- a CDS encoding LON peptidase substrate-binding domain-containing protein, which produces MSNIMLFPLRSVVFPKGKLKLRIFEPRYLRMVKECFRNDEGFGMCLINDEGAPPPRNVSTHGTYVNIVDFEELEDGMLGITVIGDKTFETLQISVEKDGLRRADVNWMPPWPQAMIDNEFEYVSAHLRSVYEHFPQISEMYDSCHFEDAVWVSQRWLELLPLKVSHFDFLSVQANSDEALMFLSQAIESPKSH; this is translated from the coding sequence ATGTCAAACATCATGCTTTTTCCGTTGCGTTCAGTGGTGTTTCCCAAAGGGAAACTCAAACTGCGCATTTTTGAACCGCGCTACTTACGCATGGTGAAAGAGTGCTTTCGCAACGATGAAGGCTTTGGTATGTGTTTGATTAATGATGAGGGCGCGCCACCTCCTCGCAACGTGTCGACTCACGGAACATACGTCAACATTGTTGATTTCGAAGAACTTGAAGATGGCATGTTAGGGATCACTGTAATCGGTGATAAAACATTCGAGACACTGCAGATTTCCGTTGAAAAAGACGGGCTTCGAAGAGCGGATGTTAACTGGATGCCACCATGGCCACAGGCAATGATAGACAATGAGTTCGAGTATGTAAGCGCTCATTTACGCTCAGTCTATGAACATTTCCCGCAAATTTCTGAAATGTATGACTCGTGCCACTTTGAAGATGCTGTTTGGGTATCTCAAAGGTGGCTAGAGTTGCTGCCGCTGAAAGTCAGCCATTTTGATTTTCTTTCAGTGCAAGCAAACAGTGATGAGGCTTTAATGTTCTTGTCACAGGCTATCGAGTCTCCGAAATCGCATTAG
- a CDS encoding outer membrane protein OmpK, with translation MRKSLLSLAMIAAAAATSAQAEKLYDFGSVSLNHIEWFDANPHHDQLGFLEVEYGAGYTWGSHYGFIDFETTYPDKGLSVKQNVALNIGQSDFAVYGQVFHAQSLESGNDFYSTDWVAGLQYNGFDFGKILFKPFLGAVYSNNDSNSADFNGAMYGHLLVLPINEQFSITNWHETQFAKDSKFDGKSYSHNGAIAAWYHTPVENFDLGLQYRYGYHKLGTYAQDGNYGAIFTAKYNF, from the coding sequence ATGCGTAAATCACTTCTATCTCTAGCTATGATTGCAGCAGCAGCTGCTACTTCAGCTCAAGCAGAAAAACTATATGACTTTGGTTCAGTGTCTTTGAACCACATTGAATGGTTTGACGCAAACCCACACCACGATCAACTTGGTTTCCTAGAAGTAGAATACGGTGCAGGCTACACTTGGGGTTCTCACTACGGCTTCATTGATTTCGAAACTACTTACCCTGATAAAGGCCTTTCTGTAAAACAGAATGTAGCTCTAAACATTGGCCAAAGTGACTTTGCTGTTTACGGTCAAGTATTTCACGCTCAATCACTAGAAAGTGGCAATGACTTCTACTCAACTGATTGGGTTGCAGGTCTTCAATATAACGGTTTCGACTTTGGCAAAATCTTGTTCAAACCATTCCTTGGTGCGGTTTACTCAAACAATGATTCAAACAGTGCTGATTTTAACGGTGCTATGTACGGTCACTTGCTAGTACTGCCAATCAACGAGCAATTCTCTATCACTAACTGGCACGAAACTCAGTTTGCTAAAGACAGCAAGTTTGATGGCAAATCATACTCACACAACGGCGCGATCGCTGCGTGGTACCACACACCAGTAGAAAACTTTGACCTTGGTCTTCAATACCGTTATGGCTACCACAAACTAGGTACTTACGCTCAAGATGGTAACTACGGCGCTATCTTTACAGCAAAATACAACTTCTAA
- the panE gene encoding 2-dehydropantoate 2-reductase — translation MNITIVGPGAIGCLWAYHLAHHGHQVSLWGRENLSKASIQLDQNPPVALAYNQVSELQNADLILLTVKAWQVEEALRPLVSHIHHDSMVMLMHNGMGTANWLQQTLPNNPLLLATTTHGALRVANHAFNHTGVGVTHLGGINTSGRRCSFLAEVLQHSLSDVTWCEDIEQALWNKLAINCAINPLTAKYSIPNGRLADDEYYSHLCNVVKEVHLVMQAEGICIDLAELQNKVDDVVRLTANNLSSMQQDIAHHRRSEIDFITGYLLSRARAHQLELPYNQALYNDIQRLEQTFEQEK, via the coding sequence GTGAATATTACAATTGTCGGTCCCGGTGCCATTGGCTGCTTGTGGGCATATCATTTGGCACACCATGGCCATCAAGTCTCCTTATGGGGGCGAGAAAACTTATCTAAAGCCAGTATCCAACTCGATCAAAATCCACCCGTCGCTTTGGCCTATAACCAAGTTTCAGAACTGCAAAACGCAGACCTGATACTGCTCACCGTCAAAGCGTGGCAAGTAGAGGAAGCGCTGCGTCCGTTGGTTAGCCATATTCATCACGATAGCATGGTGATGTTGATGCACAACGGTATGGGCACCGCTAATTGGCTGCAACAAACCCTACCTAATAACCCGCTCCTGCTTGCGACTACAACACATGGAGCGCTTCGAGTGGCGAATCATGCCTTCAATCACACAGGCGTAGGCGTTACCCACCTCGGCGGAATTAATACATCAGGCAGACGGTGCTCGTTTTTAGCCGAGGTGTTGCAGCACTCGCTGTCTGACGTAACGTGGTGCGAGGATATTGAACAAGCCCTATGGAATAAGCTGGCGATTAACTGTGCAATCAACCCATTAACGGCAAAGTATTCTATACCCAATGGGCGTCTTGCAGACGACGAGTACTATTCACATCTGTGCAATGTGGTTAAAGAAGTACACCTAGTCATGCAAGCGGAAGGCATATGTATCGATTTAGCGGAACTGCAAAATAAAGTGGATGACGTGGTACGCCTAACAGCAAATAACCTCTCATCGATGCAGCAAGATATTGCACACCACAGACGCAGTGAAATTGACTTTATTACTGGCTATTTACTCTCGCGAGCCCGCGCACATCAGCTAGAGTTACCGTATAATCAAGCGCTGTACAATGATATCCAGCGTCTGGAGCAGACCTTTGAACAAGAGAAATAA
- a CDS encoding DJ-1 family glyoxalase III, with the protein MSKKVLVPIAPGTEEMEAITIIDIMIRAGYDVVTATADFDGALTMKGSRGITLTADCTLVDIADDEFDAVILPGGVGGSEVFRDSTVLVEIVRQQMYEGKLVAAICAAPALVLQHHNLYPEALMTCHPSFQPHIPEKNWRVKRVTYDVNHNVMTSQGPGTALEFAMEIIIHLSGKAHAWTVAEPMVPVPNLHYNKLGEDGDA; encoded by the coding sequence ATGAGCAAAAAAGTCCTCGTCCCAATAGCCCCTGGCACTGAAGAGATGGAGGCCATCACCATCATCGACATCATGATTCGTGCTGGCTACGATGTGGTCACAGCAACCGCTGACTTTGATGGTGCGTTAACCATGAAAGGCTCGCGTGGTATTACTCTTACCGCCGATTGCACTCTAGTCGATATAGCCGATGATGAATTTGATGCAGTGATTCTACCCGGCGGCGTTGGTGGCTCTGAGGTGTTTCGCGATAGCACGGTGTTAGTCGAAATTGTTCGTCAGCAAATGTATGAAGGTAAGTTAGTCGCGGCCATTTGCGCTGCACCCGCACTAGTGCTTCAACACCATAACCTCTACCCTGAGGCATTAATGACCTGTCACCCAAGTTTTCAGCCGCACATTCCAGAGAAAAACTGGCGTGTTAAGCGTGTCACTTATGACGTGAACCACAATGTAATGACCAGCCAAGGGCCGGGTACTGCTCTTGAATTTGCAATGGAAATCATCATTCACCTATCAGGTAAAGCGCACGCGTGGACTGTGGCAGAACCTATGGTGCCGGTGCCTAACCTACACTACAACAAACTAGGTGAAGACGGCGATGCTTGA
- a CDS encoding aminotransferase class V-fold PLP-dependent enzyme, with amino-acid sequence MLDIDAIRGQFPALRQSVNQQPLIYLDSAATTQKPQCVIDVISHYYSLQNANVHRGSHSLTANATSQFEAARDTVAQFIGAQSKEIIWTRGATEALNLIAQTYARSNLMAGDEILVGEMEHHANIVPWQIVAEQTGAKLVKIPMTDDCQLDMAAFDARLSHKTKLVAVAQITNVTGTRQPIETIIAKAHRVGAKVVIDGAQGIVHEQLDMSTLDADFYVFSGHKLFAPAGIGVLYGKLELLEAMPPWHGGGKMVERVSFERTTFSQLPGKFEAGTPNVAGALALAEAIKWYRSLELDRVEKHIHHLQDKVYQALSEIEDIKVLGYQPGASVITFIMDGVHHQDIATLLDQQGIAVRAGHHCAHPLMDALNVKGTVRISLAVYNTEEDVQQLITAIEKAVDML; translated from the coding sequence ATGCTTGATATTGATGCGATTCGCGGTCAGTTCCCTGCACTGCGTCAAAGTGTTAATCAGCAGCCATTGATCTACCTTGATAGCGCGGCAACAACACAAAAACCGCAGTGCGTCATCGACGTGATTAGCCACTACTATTCACTACAGAACGCCAACGTACACCGTGGTAGCCATAGCCTGACGGCAAATGCCACCAGCCAATTTGAAGCGGCGCGAGATACCGTAGCTCAGTTTATTGGTGCGCAGAGTAAAGAGATTATTTGGACTCGAGGCGCGACTGAGGCGCTGAACTTAATCGCACAAACATACGCGCGCAGCAACTTAATGGCGGGAGATGAAATTCTCGTAGGCGAGATGGAGCATCACGCCAATATTGTGCCTTGGCAAATCGTTGCTGAGCAAACCGGTGCCAAGCTGGTCAAAATCCCAATGACGGATGACTGCCAATTAGATATGGCAGCCTTTGACGCACGACTTAGCCACAAAACCAAGCTGGTTGCCGTTGCGCAGATCACCAATGTCACCGGCACACGCCAACCGATTGAGACGATCATCGCCAAGGCGCATCGCGTTGGTGCCAAGGTAGTGATCGATGGCGCGCAAGGCATTGTGCATGAGCAATTGGATATGTCGACACTCGATGCCGACTTCTATGTATTTTCTGGTCACAAGCTATTTGCGCCAGCTGGCATCGGCGTTCTCTATGGCAAATTGGAGCTACTTGAAGCAATGCCTCCTTGGCACGGCGGTGGCAAGATGGTCGAACGGGTCTCTTTTGAGCGCACGACCTTTTCACAACTGCCTGGCAAGTTTGAGGCAGGCACGCCAAACGTCGCTGGTGCTTTAGCCCTTGCAGAGGCTATCAAGTGGTATCGTTCTCTAGAGCTAGACCGGGTAGAAAAGCACATTCACCACCTGCAAGACAAGGTTTATCAAGCTCTAAGTGAAATAGAAGATATTAAGGTACTCGGCTACCAACCCGGTGCATCCGTCATCACCTTCATTATGGACGGTGTGCACCATCAGGACATCGCCACACTACTCGACCAACAAGGTATCGCTGTACGCGCCGGGCACCATTGTGCCCATCCACTCATGGATGCCTTAAATGTCAAAGGAACGGTGCGTATTTCGCTGGCGGTGTATAACACCGAAGAAGATGTGCAGCAGTTAATTACTGCTATTGAGAAAGCGGTGGATATGCTTTGA
- the csdE gene encoding cysteine desulfurase sulfur acceptor subunit CsdE codes for MIEFPQTPFGTQITAQDVVETMQQFKGWEDRYRQVIQWGKKLPKMPDELKSEQVTVAGCESQVWLVSRKEGEQWRFCADSDARIVRGLIALVMAAYDGKSTQEINDFDIDAYFEQLGLIDHLSPSRGNGLKAIVEQIKSVK; via the coding sequence ATGATTGAATTCCCACAAACGCCTTTCGGCACACAAATTACTGCACAAGACGTAGTAGAGACCATGCAACAGTTTAAAGGCTGGGAAGATCGCTATCGTCAGGTAATTCAGTGGGGGAAAAAGCTTCCTAAGATGCCGGATGAGCTGAAATCCGAGCAGGTGACAGTAGCAGGCTGTGAAAGTCAGGTGTGGTTAGTCAGTCGCAAAGAGGGCGAACAGTGGCGTTTCTGTGCCGACTCTGATGCTCGCATTGTCAGAGGCTTAATTGCCCTTGTGATGGCAGCTTATGATGGCAAGTCAACGCAAGAAATTAATGACTTTGATATTGATGCTTACTTTGAACAATTGGGTTTAATTGATCATTTGAGCCCATCGCGTGGTAATGGGTTGAAGGCGATTGTGGAGCAGATAAAAAGCGTCAAATAA
- the tcdA gene encoding tRNA cyclic N6-threonylcarbamoyladenosine(37) synthase TcdA has translation MRTLDAPASDNYNQRFGGTRRLYGNSEVEILRAAHVCVIGIGGVGSWAAEALARTGIGEITLIDMDDVCVTNINRQIHAMSGTVGQSKIEVMADRIKLINPECKINLIDDFITPDNQHEYLSKDYDYVLDAIDSVKAKAALLAYCRSNKIKVITTGGAGGQVDPTQIKVADLTKTIQDPLAKKIKDTLRRHHNFPTNPARKFGIECVFSTEQLKYPQPDGSVCGVKSTAEGPKRMDCASGFGAATVVTATFGFVAVARIVEKLIQKYSK, from the coding sequence ATGCGCACTCTCGATGCACCTGCTTCAGACAATTACAATCAACGCTTTGGTGGTACTCGACGTTTGTACGGCAATAGTGAGGTGGAAATCTTACGTGCTGCGCACGTGTGTGTGATTGGTATTGGTGGCGTTGGCTCTTGGGCAGCAGAGGCACTGGCTCGTACCGGTATCGGTGAGATTACTCTGATTGATATGGATGACGTTTGCGTGACGAACATCAACCGTCAAATTCATGCGATGTCGGGCACAGTTGGGCAAAGCAAGATTGAGGTGATGGCTGACCGTATCAAGTTGATTAACCCAGAGTGCAAAATCAATTTGATCGATGACTTTATCACGCCAGACAATCAGCACGAGTATCTGTCAAAAGACTACGATTATGTGTTAGACGCGATCGACAGTGTGAAAGCTAAAGCGGCGCTATTAGCTTATTGCCGCAGCAATAAAATTAAAGTGATCACTACAGGTGGCGCTGGCGGCCAAGTCGACCCGACTCAAATTAAAGTGGCTGACTTGACCAAAACGATTCAAGACCCTCTAGCCAAGAAGATCAAAGATACGCTGCGTCGTCACCATAACTTCCCGACCAACCCAGCACGTAAGTTTGGTATTGAGTGTGTGTTCTCAACAGAGCAGCTAAAATATCCTCAACCGGATGGCAGTGTGTGTGGCGTAAAATCAACCGCAGAAGGGCCAAAACGCATGGACTGTGCAAGTGGTTTTGGCGCTGCAACCGTGGTAACCGCCACCTTTGGTTTTGTCGCCGTGGCACGTATCGTAGAAAAACTGATTCAGAAATACAGCAAATAA
- the mltA gene encoding murein transglycosylase A, translating into MNKRLVFALSALALAGCAQSPDSGLAQQYVDGEFGTILNRVDQVRSDSTRDYSKFAAQAEQVVVNSPSMAKNYEGLYQLLNDWVLQSGDPLELASYGVQAAQLGGGDSQGNVLFTGYFSPVMELRHEANEEFKYPVYSKPDCDTNCPTRAEIYAGALEGLGLELGYANNQIDPFIMEVQGSGFVHFQDDDTLEYFAYGGKNNRAYVSIGRVLIERGEVAREDMSLKAIKDWVLENEQDVVQELLEQNPSFVFFTPRDSAPVTGTAGIPLMPMASVAGDRSILPMGTPILAEVPLLNPDGSWSGVHQLRLLIVLDTGGAVKQNHLDLYHGMGARAGTEAGHYKHFGRVWKLGLENSPTQSPWALPPEKL; encoded by the coding sequence TTGAATAAACGACTCGTTTTTGCCCTTTCAGCGCTCGCATTGGCAGGCTGTGCGCAAAGCCCAGACAGTGGGCTCGCTCAGCAATACGTTGATGGAGAGTTTGGAACGATCTTAAATCGTGTAGACCAAGTCCGTTCAGACAGTACTCGTGATTACAGCAAGTTTGCCGCGCAAGCCGAGCAAGTGGTTGTGAACTCACCATCAATGGCGAAAAACTACGAGGGATTGTATCAATTGCTAAATGATTGGGTGCTGCAGTCAGGCGATCCTCTCGAATTGGCGAGCTATGGCGTACAAGCCGCGCAATTAGGAGGTGGTGACTCTCAAGGTAACGTCTTATTCACGGGCTACTTTTCGCCTGTCATGGAGCTGCGTCATGAGGCTAATGAAGAGTTTAAATACCCAGTGTATAGTAAGCCAGACTGTGACACTAACTGCCCAACTCGCGCGGAAATCTATGCTGGAGCGTTAGAAGGCCTTGGTTTAGAGCTAGGTTATGCTAATAATCAGATCGATCCGTTTATCATGGAAGTGCAGGGCAGTGGCTTTGTTCATTTTCAAGACGACGACACCTTGGAGTATTTCGCCTACGGTGGTAAAAACAATCGCGCTTACGTGAGTATTGGCCGTGTTCTTATTGAGCGTGGTGAGGTTGCTCGAGAAGATATGTCGTTAAAAGCGATCAAAGATTGGGTGCTGGAGAATGAACAGGATGTAGTGCAAGAGCTGCTTGAGCAGAACCCATCATTTGTCTTTTTTACCCCGAGAGATTCTGCGCCAGTAACGGGCACTGCTGGCATCCCGTTGATGCCGATGGCGTCGGTTGCTGGCGATCGCAGTATATTGCCGATGGGCACGCCAATTCTTGCAGAAGTACCGCTGCTTAACCCAGATGGCAGTTGGAGTGGGGTGCATCAACTACGATTGTTGATTGTGTTAGACACGGGTGGTGCAGTGAAGCAAAACCATCTAGATTTGTATCATGGCATGGGGGCTCGCGCTGGTACGGAAGCTGGTCACTATAAGCACTTTGGTCGAGTGTGGAAGTTAGGGTTAGAAAACTCCCCAACTCAGTCGCCATGGGCATTACCGCCTGAAAAGCTCTAG
- a CDS encoding DUF2850 domain-containing protein: MSDEKAAKRKALERILIAFAIVTSLIAAGLYLDLYGRLQESKYPKETVYGTWVELEVADHVQDRFVLNDIGVTRHGRVVATDFVFTGRHLEFMEGDQKVRYRMLNMEDTEMILESDALYTPTYRNIERYNSELR; this comes from the coding sequence ATGAGTGATGAGAAGGCGGCAAAACGCAAAGCGCTTGAACGGATATTAATTGCGTTTGCGATCGTCACGTCCCTGATTGCTGCGGGCTTATATCTTGACCTCTATGGGCGACTTCAAGAGTCGAAGTATCCCAAGGAAACGGTATATGGAACTTGGGTTGAGCTGGAGGTGGCGGATCATGTGCAAGACCGCTTTGTCCTCAATGACATTGGTGTAACAAGGCACGGGCGTGTGGTCGCGACAGACTTTGTGTTTACTGGCCGTCATCTAGAGTTTATGGAGGGGGATCAAAAGGTACGCTATCGGATGCTAAATATGGAAGATACCGAAATGATTCTAGAATCAGATGCTCTCTATACTCCAACTTACAGAAATATTGAGCGCTATAACAGTGAGCTCAGATAA
- the argA gene encoding amino-acid N-acetyltransferase: MKIRNTALVKGFRQSTPYVNAHRGKTMVFMMGGEAVADKNFTNIISDLALLHSLGVRIVLVHGCRPQINSILQRLKMETPYHKGIRVTDEHALGPVMQASGQLQLAITAQLSLSLNNTPMAGTQLNVVSGNFVIAQPLGVDDGVDYCHSGKVRRIDIEGINRMLDQGSIVLLGPVASSVTGESFNLLSEEVATQVATRLKADKLIGLCSEQGIIDEHGNAIAELFPTQAEHYLSQYLTDDPHRSTGSTRFLKAAITACRAGVPRSHLVSYKEDGALIQELFSIDGIGTQVVMESAEQVRHAQINDIGGIMDLIRPLEEQGILVRRSREQLEREIHQFTIVEKDGLVIGCAALYPYLNDQMAEMACMAIHPEYRDGNRGLLLLNHMRNEARQASIEQIFVLTTHSLHWFREQGFIEMSVNQLPIEKQNLYNYQRKSKVLALSI, encoded by the coding sequence GTGAAAATTCGCAATACTGCACTAGTTAAAGGATTTCGCCAATCCACCCCCTATGTTAATGCCCACCGCGGTAAAACCATGGTGTTTATGATGGGGGGCGAGGCTGTTGCCGATAAGAATTTCACCAATATTATCAGTGATCTTGCCCTGCTACACAGCTTAGGGGTTAGGATAGTTCTCGTGCATGGCTGCCGCCCACAGATCAACTCGATTCTCCAGCGCCTCAAGATGGAGACTCCTTACCATAAAGGTATTCGTGTTACTGATGAGCATGCGCTTGGCCCTGTTATGCAGGCTTCGGGGCAGTTGCAGTTAGCCATTACAGCTCAACTCTCGCTGAGCCTGAACAATACCCCCATGGCCGGCACACAGTTGAATGTCGTTAGCGGCAACTTTGTCATTGCACAACCCCTTGGGGTGGATGATGGCGTTGATTATTGCCACAGCGGAAAAGTTCGCCGTATCGATATTGAGGGTATCAACCGTATGCTTGATCAAGGCTCTATTGTTCTGCTTGGACCAGTAGCAAGCTCGGTGACCGGTGAAAGTTTTAACTTACTCTCAGAAGAAGTCGCTACGCAAGTTGCCACTCGATTAAAAGCGGATAAGCTGATTGGTCTATGTTCAGAGCAAGGGATCATCGATGAGCATGGCAATGCGATCGCAGAGCTGTTTCCTACCCAAGCCGAACACTACCTCTCTCAATATCTTACGGATGATCCTCACCGCTCTACCGGCTCAACTCGCTTTTTAAAAGCCGCTATCACCGCCTGCCGCGCGGGTGTGCCGCGCTCGCATCTCGTTAGCTACAAAGAGGATGGCGCCCTGATCCAAGAGCTCTTTTCTATTGATGGGATAGGCACTCAAGTGGTGATGGAGAGTGCAGAACAGGTGCGCCACGCTCAAATAAACGATATTGGTGGCATTATGGACCTTATTCGGCCCCTAGAGGAGCAAGGTATCTTGGTACGCCGTTCGAGAGAGCAGCTTGAGCGTGAAATTCACCAGTTCACCATCGTAGAGAAAGATGGCTTGGTCATCGGCTGTGCGGCGCTATACCCTTATCTCAATGATCAGATGGCAGAAATGGCGTGTATGGCGATTCATCCGGAGTATCGTGATGGCAACCGTGGTCTTTTGTTGCTAAACCATATGCGTAATGAAGCCAGACAAGCCAGCATTGAACAGATTTTCGTGTTAACCACCCACAGTTTGCACTGGTTCAGAGAGCAGGGCTTTATTGAGATGAGTGTTAACCAACTGCCGATTGAAAAACAGAACCTCTACAACTATCAGCGCAAATCCAAAGTGTTGGCACTGTCTATTTGA
- the recD gene encoding exodeoxyribonuclease V subunit alpha — translation METRTFEQWAHWLLNKGFIRQLDFQFATLLRRHGATEPLVLLAAITSGELGKGHICLSVAADNNGQEWADRLGLYGENAAAFVSAIDAVAWLEELQVSQLVAQTEESSVPLVFDAGLLYLQRYWHYEHRLAQRLKSLATVVSLERSEQAFLRKELDHLFYRQYGYLLSALEHARKGSNNTQNHRQMLAYDHLDIVDGDELDWSAIDAVLANARSVKDLSKLDSLVPLEHCVSWQKVAASAALTRRFTVISGGPGTGKTTTVTKLLTVLLQQAAQRGETPTIKLVAPTGKAAARLTESIGGAVQELPIDPELKKKIPTDASTIHRLLGAIPNSVEFRHNRHNPLHLDILVVDEASMVDLPMMYRLTEALPEQARLILLGDKDQLSSVEAGAVLGDIFSYYAQGYSETQAGTLSDLTGFTTIKQDAKGPVSFADCLCMLQKSYRFDARSGIGQLAKAINSGNKQSVAKVWGSGFNDIEHFPLSADNYTQMLTTLTQEYARYLDMIERDGMSESMEQKAQAILRQFGQCRLLCAVREGDFGVQGLNERIERSLNQKGLINKREELWYAGRPVMVTRNDASSGLFNGDIGVCLPVLEGERVRLKVFFEMPDGTVKAILPSRVPEHETAFAMTIHKSQGSEFAFTLMILPPDFSPILTRELIYTGVTRAKSRLALFADESVMNRGIQTRTERHSGLIARLK, via the coding sequence ATGGAGACAAGAACATTTGAGCAATGGGCACACTGGTTGTTGAATAAAGGCTTTATTCGTCAACTTGATTTTCAATTTGCCACGCTCTTGCGTCGTCATGGCGCGACTGAGCCGCTTGTTTTGTTGGCGGCCATAACCAGTGGGGAATTGGGTAAAGGTCATATCTGCCTTTCTGTTGCCGCAGATAATAATGGTCAAGAGTGGGCTGATCGCCTCGGATTATATGGCGAAAATGCTGCGGCGTTTGTCAGTGCTATCGATGCTGTCGCTTGGTTAGAAGAGTTACAGGTAAGCCAATTGGTTGCGCAAACCGAAGAAAGCAGTGTGCCATTGGTCTTTGATGCTGGGCTGCTTTATCTCCAGCGTTATTGGCATTATGAGCATCGACTGGCGCAGCGATTAAAATCACTCGCTACCGTGGTGTCGTTAGAGCGTAGTGAACAAGCGTTTTTACGCAAAGAACTGGATCATCTTTTCTATCGCCAATATGGCTATCTACTCTCTGCTCTCGAACACGCGCGTAAAGGCAGCAATAACACGCAGAACCATCGCCAGATGTTGGCTTATGATCATCTGGATATTGTCGATGGCGATGAGCTCGACTGGTCAGCGATAGATGCCGTGCTGGCGAACGCGCGCAGTGTGAAAGATCTTTCCAAGCTCGATAGTTTAGTGCCATTAGAACACTGTGTGAGCTGGCAGAAAGTTGCAGCCTCTGCAGCGCTAACTCGCCGCTTTACCGTTATTTCTGGCGGACCGGGAACGGGAAAAACCACCACAGTGACCAAACTATTGACTGTGCTGTTACAACAAGCTGCACAACGCGGAGAAACGCCAACCATTAAGCTGGTGGCTCCGACAGGTAAAGCCGCTGCGCGTTTAACCGAGTCTATTGGTGGGGCTGTCCAAGAGCTGCCAATTGACCCAGAGCTAAAAAAGAAGATCCCGACTGATGCCAGTACGATACACCGTCTATTGGGTGCGATTCCCAATAGCGTGGAGTTTCGTCACAACAGGCACAACCCGTTGCACCTTGATATCTTAGTCGTGGATGAGGCTTCAATGGTAGATTTGCCGATGATGTACCGCTTAACCGAAGCTTTACCCGAGCAGGCTCGATTGATTTTGCTTGGGGACAAAGACCAGCTGTCTTCTGTCGAAGCGGGTGCTGTGCTGGGGGATATCTTCTCTTACTATGCCCAAGGATACAGTGAAACACAGGCAGGAACGCTCTCAGACCTAACAGGTTTTACCACGATTAAGCAGGACGCGAAAGGGCCGGTCAGTTTTGCTGATTGTTTGTGTATGCTACAAAAAAGCTATCGCTTTGATGCGCGCTCAGGGATTGGTCAGCTAGCTAAAGCGATCAATTCGGGTAACAAGCAGAGCGTTGCGAAAGTTTGGGGTAGTGGATTTAATGATATAGAACACTTCCCGCTCAGTGCGGATAACTACACGCAAATGCTCACAACCCTCACTCAGGAGTACGCTCGCTACCTTGATATGATTGAGCGTGATGGTATGAGCGAATCCATGGAGCAAAAAGCGCAAGCGATATTGCGTCAGTTTGGCCAGTGTCGACTGCTGTGTGCGGTTCGAGAGGGAGACTTTGGTGTACAAGGTTTAAATGAGCGCATTGAGCGTAGCCTAAATCAAAAAGGTTTAATCAATAAGCGTGAAGAGCTTTGGTATGCAGGGCGTCCAGTGATGGTTACTCGCAATGATGCGAGCAGTGGCTTGTTCAATGGCGACATTGGCGTTTGCCTTCCTGTATTAGAAGGAGAGAGAGTGCGACTGAAGGTGTTTTTTGAAATGCCGGATGGCACCGTTAAGGCGATTTTGCCGAGCCGAGTACCAGAGCATGAGACCGCTTTTGCTATGACGATTCATAAATCTCAAGGCAGTGAGTTCGCGTTTACCTTAATGATCTTGCCACCCGATTTTAGTCCGATACTAACACGAGAGCTGATCTACACTGGGGTCACCCGCGCGAAATCTCGTTTGGCACTGTTTGCCGATGAGTCGGTGATGAATCGTGGCATTCAAACCCGAACTGAGCGACACAGTGGGTTGATCGCTCGTCTTAAATAG